A window from Citrus sinensis cultivar Valencia sweet orange chromosome 5, DVS_A1.0, whole genome shotgun sequence encodes these proteins:
- the LOC127902339 gene encoding 22.7 kDa class IV heat shock protein-like, which produces MLFLVTATTLMNMASQANALMPYTQSPFFDMMFPMTEEPFRVLEQTPLTIAKGADHHQTLALARVDWMETPTAHVIMLDIPGMKKDNVKIEVEESRVLRVSGERKSNDYYKEGVEREKWHRAERTFGKFWRQFRMHMSADLGHIKAHMVNGILRVTVPKLAEEKKRQPKVINIHEESGNSSDEDIKATKAQM; this is translated from the coding sequence ATGTTGTTTCTTGTTACGGCGACAACATTGATGAACATGGCGTCACAAGCAAACGCTCTGATGCCGTACACACAATCACCTTTCTTTGACATGATGTTCCCAATGACGGAAGAGCCTTTCAGGGTTCTTGAACAAACCCCTTTAACAATCGCAAAAGGAGCTGATCATCATCAAACTCTAGCCCTGGCGAGAGTAGACTGGATGGAGACACCAACAGCTCACGTGATTATGCTTGACATTCCAGGGATGAAGAAAGATAATGTGAAAATTGAAGTTGAAGAGAGCAGAGTACTGAGAGTGAGTGGGGAGAGGAAGAGTAATGATTATTATAAGGAGGGAGTTGAAAGAGAGAAATGGCACAGAGCTGAGAGGACATTTGGCAAGTTTTGGAGGCAGTTTAGGATGCATATGAGTGCTGACTTGGGTCATATTAAAGCTCACATGGTAAATGGGATTCTGAGGGTCACAGTACCAAAGCTTgctgaggagaagaagaggcAGCCTAAGGTTATTAACATTCATGAAGAGTCTGGTAATTCTTCcgatgaagatattaaggCTACCAAGGCTCAAATGTAA